In one Corallococcus silvisoli genomic region, the following are encoded:
- a CDS encoding RtcB family protein — MNRLLRALAREGLDVTYDGRVYTVRLQADPHAPPAEVLLPPDLPVEGKALQQLAALAALHHPAGGRVRQVRATPDFHPGDSGVAIGSVVHTEGLVVPGAVGTDINCGMRLHVADIPVDAFLARRDAFVERMKGHYFFGTRDVAQGSRALEALLRDGLPGWRLETEAQPLGMSARADLGQLGRESARVHLGGALEGDPAWAPTGLRREGVVRDPGLATIGGGNHFVEVQQVEAVVDRARAWEWGVREGQLAFMVHSGSRDMGKHVGRTWQERARAAWPVGVPYPASGIFPLADPDRVREYLRAEATAANYAFLNRLLLAELLRQTLRELFGDVEAPLVYDVPHNITLPWEDGWLARKGACPAEADQPVIIPGSMGATSYLMSGLGNARALSSASHGAGRAHSRFSMARGGAEHREEALGLTGVDCIALRAERRIEEAPAAYKPIGSVVAAQVEADIVREVARLRPLMTFKA; from the coding sequence ATGAATCGGCTCCTGCGGGCGCTTGCCCGTGAGGGGCTGGATGTCACCTACGACGGCCGTGTCTACACGGTCCGCCTCCAAGCCGATCCCCATGCGCCCCCCGCCGAGGTCCTCCTGCCACCGGACCTGCCGGTGGAGGGCAAGGCGCTCCAGCAGCTCGCGGCGCTCGCCGCGCTCCATCATCCCGCCGGAGGGCGCGTCAGACAGGTGCGCGCGACGCCGGACTTCCATCCGGGCGACTCCGGGGTGGCCATCGGCTCGGTGGTCCACACCGAAGGGCTGGTGGTCCCCGGCGCCGTGGGGACGGACATCAACTGCGGCATGCGCCTGCACGTCGCGGACATCCCCGTGGACGCCTTCCTCGCCCGCCGCGACGCTTTCGTGGAGCGGATGAAGGGGCACTACTTCTTCGGCACGCGAGACGTCGCCCAGGGCTCGCGCGCGCTGGAGGCGCTGCTGCGCGACGGACTGCCCGGGTGGCGCCTGGAGACGGAGGCCCAGCCGCTGGGCATGTCGGCCCGGGCCGACCTGGGCCAGTTGGGGCGCGAGTCCGCGCGCGTCCACCTCGGCGGTGCGCTCGAAGGAGACCCGGCCTGGGCGCCCACCGGGCTGCGCCGGGAGGGCGTGGTGCGCGACCCCGGCCTGGCCACCATTGGCGGAGGCAACCACTTCGTCGAGGTGCAGCAGGTGGAGGCCGTGGTGGACCGTGCACGGGCCTGGGAGTGGGGCGTGCGCGAGGGCCAGCTGGCGTTCATGGTGCACTCCGGCTCGCGGGACATGGGCAAGCATGTGGGGCGCACGTGGCAGGAGCGGGCGCGGGCCGCGTGGCCCGTGGGAGTGCCCTACCCCGCGAGCGGCATCTTCCCGCTCGCGGATCCGGACCGCGTCCGCGAGTACCTGCGGGCCGAAGCCACGGCGGCCAACTACGCCTTCCTCAACCGGCTGCTCCTCGCGGAGCTCTTGCGGCAGACCCTGCGCGAGCTGTTCGGGGACGTCGAGGCGCCGCTCGTCTACGACGTGCCCCACAACATCACCCTGCCCTGGGAAGACGGGTGGCTGGCGCGCAAGGGAGCGTGTCCTGCGGAGGCCGACCAGCCGGTCATCATCCCCGGCTCGATGGGGGCCACGTCCTACCTGATGAGCGGCCTGGGCAATGCGCGGGCGCTGTCCTCGGCCTCGCATGGGGCGGGCCGGGCCCACTCGCGCTTCTCCATGGCGCGAGGTGGCGCGGAGCACCGCGAGGAGGCCCTGGGGCTGACCGGGGTGGACTGCATCGCGCTGCGGGCTGAGCGCCGCATCGAGGAAGCCCCCGCTGCCTACAAGCCCATCGGCTCGGTGGTGGCCGCGCAGGTGGAGGCGGACATCGTCCGAGAGGTGGCGAGGCTGCGCCCGCTGATGACCTTCAAGGCCTGA
- a CDS encoding GFA family protein: MNQGSCLCGAVRFEVAGALPPPNACHCSQCRKQSGHFWASTDVPRDAVTIHGAEKLTWFRSSEKVRRGFCSVCGSFLFWDPLPKDTLAIAMGAFDSPTGARLAMHIFVADKGDYYELGDGLPQNAH, from the coding sequence ATGAACCAGGGATCCTGTCTTTGCGGAGCCGTTCGCTTCGAGGTCGCCGGCGCCTTGCCTCCGCCCAATGCCTGCCATTGCTCACAGTGCCGCAAGCAGTCCGGTCACTTCTGGGCGTCCACGGATGTCCCCCGCGACGCCGTGACGATCCACGGCGCGGAGAAGCTCACCTGGTTCCGCTCCTCCGAAAAGGTGCGCAGGGGCTTCTGCTCCGTCTGCGGCTCGTTCCTCTTCTGGGATCCGCTCCCGAAGGACACCCTCGCCATCGCCATGGGGGCGTTCGATTCGCCCACCGGCGCCCGGCTGGCGATGCACATCTTCGTGGCCGACAAGGGCGACTACTACGAGCTGGGGGACGGCCTGCCCCAGAACGCGCACTGA
- a CDS encoding ester cyclase — protein MLTDQVRKARQKLVLNHFHDEVKQNWDDVLSTFPHPHYELIPTLTVHDGDRAVRDYYRETRVAFPDQHHEIIALRHSDDAVIVEFWLMGTHLGPLGQIPPTGNKFRARMSAYFIFDESETLVCERVYFDTLSILKQLVGGLDMKRPKNWLLAVRCLKGLLAMSGDKPVPALTETTPPTFTD, from the coding sequence GTGCTCACAGACCAGGTCCGCAAGGCCAGACAGAAGCTGGTGTTGAACCACTTCCACGACGAGGTGAAGCAGAACTGGGACGACGTCCTGTCGACCTTCCCGCACCCGCACTACGAGCTGATCCCCACCCTGACGGTGCATGACGGGGACCGCGCGGTGCGCGACTACTACCGGGAGACCCGCGTCGCGTTCCCCGACCAGCACCATGAAATCATCGCCCTGCGGCACAGCGACGATGCCGTCATCGTCGAGTTCTGGCTGATGGGCACCCACCTGGGGCCGCTGGGCCAGATTCCCCCTACGGGCAACAAGTTCCGGGCGCGGATGTCCGCGTACTTCATCTTCGACGAGTCCGAGACGCTGGTCTGCGAGCGCGTCTACTTCGACACGCTCAGCATCCTCAAACAGCTCGTCGGAGGCCTCGACATGAAGCGCCCGAAGAACTGGCTCCTCGCCGTCCGCTGCCTCAAGGGCCTCCTGGCGATGTCCGGCGACAAGCCGGTCCCCGCGCTGACCGAGACCACCCCGCCCACCTTCACCGACTGA